The Bradyrhizobium oligotrophicum S58 genome contains the following window.
TCCCAAGGCCGAGGTCGGGGGCAACGTCAAGCTGCCGCCGTTGACGCAGTATCTGCTGCCGCCGATGAACGTCGCCACGGTGGTCGGCTGGAAGCAGGGCGAGACTCCCAAGGTCGCACCGGGCCTGAAGATCGAGGCGCTCGCCATTGGCCTGCAGCATCCGCGCTCGCTGTACACCCTGCCCAATGGCGACGTGCTCGTGGTGGAATCCAAGGCACCGCCGCCGCCGCCCGCAAGACGGCCGAAGGACATCGTCATGGCCTTCGTGGAATCGTGGGCGACGTCGGGCGGCAGTACCGGAGCGAGCAACCGCGTCACGCTGCTGCACGACGCCAACGGCGACGGAATCCCCGAGCAGAAAAGCGTCTTCATCGACCACATGAACTCGCCGTTCGGCGTCGCGCTGGTTGGCAACGACCTCTACATCGCCAACACCGACGCCATCGTCCGCTATCCGTACACGCCCGGCGAAACCCAGATGAAGGACCCGGGCACGACGCTGATCTCGCTGCCCGGCGGCCCGATCGACCACCATTGGACCAAGAGCCTGACGGCGAGCCCGGACGGCCGGCTGCTCTATGTCGGTGTCGGCTCCAACAGCAACATCACCGAGAACGGCATCGAGGCGGAGAAGAACCGCGCCGCCATCCTCGAGGTGGATCGCAGCTCCGGCCGCTGGCGCATCTTCGCGAGCGGACTGCGCAATCCGAACGGGCTGAGCTTCGAGCCGCAGAGCGGCGCATTGTGGACGGTGGTCAACGAGCGTGACGAGATCGGCCCCGACCTCGTGCCGGACTACATGACGTCGGTGAAGGATGGCGGTTTTTATGGCTGGCCGTACAGCTATTACGGCCAACACGTCGATCCGCGCGTGAAGCCACAACGGCCGGACCTCGTCGAGAAGGCGATCGTCCCGGACTACGCGCTAAGCTCCCATGTCGCGCCGCTCGGCATGACCTTCTACACGGCCAATACTCTGCCACAGACCTATCGTGGCGGCGCCTTCGTCGGCGAGCATGGCAGTTGGAACCGCACGCCGCTGAACGGCTACAAGGTCGTCTATGTGCCGTTCTCGGCGGGCAAGCCGAACGGCGAGGCACAGGACGTCGTGACTGGCTTCCTCAACGATCAGAACGAGGCACGGGGCCGGCCAGTCGGCCTCGCTGTCGACAAGACCGGCGCGCTTCTGATCGCCGATGATGTCGGCAACACGGTCTGGCGCGTCACCGCATCTGGCAGCTAACTCGGCGCTCACGCGATGGAGGACGG
Protein-coding sequences here:
- a CDS encoding PQQ-dependent sugar dehydrogenase, translated to MSNLNARHVAPLLTALLLGTSAFGLAGCNEGGDPKAEVGGNVKLPPLTQYLLPPMNVATVVGWKQGETPKVAPGLKIEALAIGLQHPRSLYTLPNGDVLVVESKAPPPPPARRPKDIVMAFVESWATSGGSTGASNRVTLLHDANGDGIPEQKSVFIDHMNSPFGVALVGNDLYIANTDAIVRYPYTPGETQMKDPGTTLISLPGGPIDHHWTKSLTASPDGRLLYVGVGSNSNITENGIEAEKNRAAILEVDRSSGRWRIFASGLRNPNGLSFEPQSGALWTVVNERDEIGPDLVPDYMTSVKDGGFYGWPYSYYGQHVDPRVKPQRPDLVEKAIVPDYALSSHVAPLGMTFYTANTLPQTYRGGAFVGEHGSWNRTPLNGYKVVYVPFSAGKPNGEAQDVVTGFLNDQNEARGRPVGLAVDKTGALLIADDVGNTVWRVTASGS